The genomic region TGCGCGGGCGGGGTCGTTCCTTGCTCTGGCGGCGCCGCGGCTCTGAGAGATTTATGGCTAAACAAAAGGAAGAAGCCCTCGAAGTCGAGGGAGTCGTCACCCAAGCCCTGGCAAACACCCGATTTCGCGTGGAAATCGAGGGGGGGCACACCGTGACCGCCCACGTGGCCGGTCGCATGCGCAAGTACTTCATCCGCATCGTCCCCGGCGACAAGGTGCGGGTCGAATTGTCGCCCTATGATCTGACCAAAGGTCGGATCACGTTCCGCGAGCGGTAGGCGACTCGCGGCGCCGCGCGTCCGGTGCGTTCCGGTCGATCTTTGCGCCCCCGCGGGGGGCGTTCTGCGCTCGTTTCTTGGCCTCGCGGCCGTTTTTTTGGCAATACTGGCCGAGATTCTCGGCGATTGAGCGTATACATTCGTGGGTGCGAGAAGGCCGCTCCGGCGCACTTCGAGCGCCGGTCGAGCCGTCTTCAGCCGGGACGCCGGGGGGCGCGCCCGGGCTTGCTGCAGCGAGCCGCTTCGCCAGGCTGCCTGTTGCACCGGG from Pirellulales bacterium harbors:
- the infA gene encoding translation initiation factor IF-1, which codes for MAKQKEEALEVEGVVTQALANTRFRVEIEGGHTVTAHVAGRMRKYFIRIVPGDKVRVELSPYDLTKGRITFRER